In Virgibacillus sp. NKC19-16, a single genomic region encodes these proteins:
- a CDS encoding pyruvate, water dikinase regulatory protein, with amino-acid sequence MGAKPIVYVLSDSVGETAELVIKAGLSQFNDGEFKIQRIPYVEDIGTINEAIQLAKEKNGIIGFTLVDPILRDYLNDQAKQMNIEAIDIMGPMLSAMERVFDSPPRLESGLVHKLDEDYFKRVEAIEFAVKYDDGRDSRGIARADIILIGVSRTSKTPLSQYLAHKRLKVANVPIVPEVDPPEELFDVDPRKCVGLAISPEKLNEIRKERLKALGLGDQATYANIKRIHEEIDYFNKIVERIGCEVIDVSHKAVEETANMIRHTIRK; translated from the coding sequence ATGGGTGCTAAACCAATTGTTTATGTGTTATCTGATTCTGTTGGGGAAACAGCTGAACTTGTTATTAAGGCTGGTTTAAGCCAATTTAATGACGGAGAGTTTAAAATACAACGGATACCATATGTTGAAGATATAGGAACAATTAATGAAGCTATCCAGTTAGCGAAGGAAAAAAATGGGATTATCGGATTCACATTGGTAGATCCCATATTAAGAGATTATTTAAATGATCAAGCCAAGCAAATGAACATAGAAGCTATTGATATTATGGGGCCAATGTTATCGGCTATGGAGCGCGTTTTTGACAGCCCCCCCAGATTGGAGTCGGGATTAGTTCATAAACTTGATGAGGACTATTTTAAACGTGTAGAAGCTATTGAATTTGCTGTAAAATATGATGATGGACGGGATTCAAGAGGAATTGCGAGAGCTGATATTATTTTAATTGGTGTATCACGTACCTCCAAAACACCCTTATCTCAATACTTGGCTCACAAACGATTAAAAGTCGCAAATGTACCGATTGTTCCGGAAGTGGATCCGCCAGAAGAGCTATTTGATGTAGATCCCAGAAAATGTGTCGGTTTAGCTATTAGTCCGGAAAAATTGAATGAAATAAGGAAAGAGCGCCTCAAAGCTTTGGGGTTAGGTGATCAAGCGACTTATGCCAATATAAAAAGAATCCACGAGGAGATCGATTATTTTAATAAAATTGTTGAAAGAATTGGATGTGAGGTTATTGACGTTTCCCATAAAGCTGTTGAAGAGACAGCAAACATGATTCGTCACACAATAAGAAAATAA
- a CDS encoding helix-turn-helix transcriptional regulator, translating into MSQCFLGGEKVELSNRQEQIIEIVKENGPITGEKIADRLHLTRATLRPDLAILTMAGFLEARPRVGYFYTGKTGSELLTEKIKEYKVHEFQHVPIVVKENTSVYDAISTMFLEDVGTLFVVDDHSCITGVLSRKDLLRASIGNQDLNAIPVHIIMTRMPNITVCRKEDLLIDVAQKLINNQIDGVPVVKDTQAGLEVVGRITKTTITKVFVELIRQDDI; encoded by the coding sequence ATGTCACAGTGTTTTTTAGGTGGTGAAAAGGTGGAATTATCAAATAGGCAAGAACAAATCATTGAAATTGTTAAAGAAAATGGGCCTATTACCGGTGAGAAAATTGCAGATCGTCTGCACCTGACAAGAGCTACATTGCGACCGGATTTAGCTATATTAACAATGGCTGGTTTTTTGGAAGCAAGACCACGTGTTGGCTATTTTTACACAGGTAAAACAGGTTCTGAATTACTTACTGAAAAAATCAAAGAATATAAAGTGCATGAATTCCAACATGTACCAATCGTAGTGAAAGAAAACACCTCGGTATATGATGCCATTTCCACAATGTTTTTGGAGGATGTCGGCACATTGTTTGTTGTGGATGATCATTCATGTATAACCGGTGTACTTTCAAGAAAGGACTTACTCAGGGCAAGTATCGGCAATCAGGATTTAAACGCTATTCCTGTTCATATTATTATGACCAGAATGCCTAATATAACCGTTTGCAGAAAAGAGGATCTATTAATCGATGTCGCACAGAAATTAATTAATAATCAAATCGATGGCGTCCCGGTTGTGAAAGATACTCAAGCCGGCCTGGAAGTGGTAGGACGTATTACAAAAACAACGATAACCAAAGTGTTTGTTGAGCTGATTAGACAAGACGATATATAA
- the glyS gene encoding glycine--tRNA ligase subunit beta, protein MAKDALFEIGLEELPARFIDHAENQLAEKTKIWLNEERVGYGSITTFSTPRRLAVLIKGMEEEQTTIEEEAKGPAEKIAKDAEGNWSKAALGFTKGQGKTVEDIYTKEINGTSYIFVKKHIEGKKTADILPEFKAIIESIQFGKNMRWAEETLRYARPIRWLVALFDEAVIPFEIAQVKTGNETFGHRFLGDKIALDKPSEYQSALRKNFVLVDASEREQLILDGIRKLETKGGFQIPVDQELLDEVRNLVEYPTVFIGSYDQKFLQLPSEVLITSMKEHQRYFSVKSNDGVLLPYFVGVRNGNDYELDTVKKGNEKVLHARLSDAQFFYEEDQKHSIDYYLEKLERVVFQEKLGTISDKVSRVVHLTTKLGNLLNLDEDTADIAVRTAEISKFDLMTNMVSEFTELQGVIGEKYALNYGEDKDVAKAIREHYLPKQANGELPESLAGSIVSVADKMDTIVGSIAVGLTPTGSADPYGLRRQATGVLRIMKDNKWNVSLETLIEVTQNLYQTMDIDQEGIEKVKHNLHGFFQLRAAYLLREMNIEQDVARAVLNREIGIVHYTFGKANVLTEKRNDDQFKYIQEALVRVLKLSTKTNHSEVDPAYFETDTERALFEAYQSVYNKYREAKKQMEAGRTLAVLGELAEPIHHFFEHNMVMAEDEQLQDNRLSLVNSIAYLIKDYADLSAVEWKQHF, encoded by the coding sequence ATGGCGAAAGATGCTTTATTTGAAATAGGCCTTGAAGAATTGCCTGCACGATTTATAGATCATGCTGAGAATCAACTTGCTGAGAAGACAAAAATCTGGTTAAACGAAGAACGCGTTGGATATGGGAGTATAACGACGTTTTCCACACCTAGAAGACTTGCAGTACTAATCAAGGGCATGGAAGAGGAACAGACAACTATTGAAGAAGAAGCGAAAGGTCCGGCGGAAAAAATAGCAAAAGATGCAGAAGGTAATTGGTCAAAAGCAGCATTAGGCTTTACAAAAGGACAAGGTAAAACAGTAGAGGATATCTATACAAAGGAAATAAATGGAACGTCCTATATTTTCGTAAAAAAACATATTGAGGGAAAGAAAACGGCGGATATATTACCGGAATTTAAAGCAATCATCGAGTCCATCCAATTTGGGAAAAATATGCGTTGGGCTGAGGAAACCCTGAGGTATGCCCGCCCGATCCGTTGGCTTGTAGCGTTGTTCGATGAAGCTGTTATCCCTTTTGAAATTGCTCAGGTAAAAACAGGTAATGAAACATTTGGCCACCGATTTTTAGGAGATAAAATCGCGCTGGATAAACCTTCAGAATACCAATCTGCCTTACGCAAAAATTTTGTTTTAGTTGATGCTAGTGAACGTGAACAGTTAATTTTAGATGGGATTAGAAAACTGGAAACAAAAGGGGGTTTCCAGATTCCTGTTGATCAAGAATTACTGGATGAAGTTCGCAATTTAGTTGAGTATCCAACTGTATTTATTGGTTCATATGATCAAAAGTTCCTGCAGTTACCTTCAGAAGTACTAATCACATCCATGAAAGAGCATCAACGTTATTTTTCTGTGAAATCTAATGACGGTGTACTCCTACCTTATTTTGTTGGTGTGAGAAATGGGAATGACTATGAGCTTGATACTGTCAAAAAGGGTAATGAAAAAGTACTTCATGCACGATTATCGGATGCTCAGTTTTTCTATGAGGAAGACCAAAAGCATTCCATTGATTACTATTTAGAAAAATTAGAACGTGTCGTTTTCCAGGAGAAATTAGGAACAATCAGTGATAAGGTATCTCGTGTTGTTCACCTTACAACCAAACTGGGAAACTTATTAAATCTTGATGAAGATACAGCAGATATAGCTGTAAGGACTGCAGAGATCAGCAAATTTGATTTAATGACAAATATGGTCAGTGAATTTACCGAGCTGCAGGGCGTAATCGGAGAAAAATATGCATTAAATTATGGAGAAGATAAAGATGTAGCCAAAGCAATAAGGGAGCATTATTTACCAAAGCAAGCAAATGGTGAACTACCTGAATCGCTTGCAGGGTCGATTGTAAGTGTTGCTGATAAAATGGATACCATCGTTGGCTCTATTGCTGTCGGATTAACACCAACAGGCTCAGCAGATCCCTATGGTCTGCGCAGACAGGCTACAGGTGTACTTCGAATCATGAAGGACAATAAGTGGAATGTTTCACTGGAGACCCTTATAGAAGTCACACAAAATCTATATCAAACAATGGATATCGATCAAGAGGGTATCGAAAAAGTAAAACATAATCTGCATGGATTTTTCCAGCTTCGTGCTGCATATTTACTAAGGGAAATGAACATTGAACAAGACGTTGCTCGGGCAGTCTTGAACAGAGAAATTGGTATTGTACATTATACATTTGGAAAAGCGAATGTACTAACGGAAAAACGTAATGACGATCAGTTTAAATATATTCAAGAAGCTTTGGTGCGAGTCTTGAAGTTATCAACCAAAACAAATCACTCAGAAGTGGATCCGGCATATTTTGAAACAGATACAGAGCGGGCTTTATTTGAAGCCTATCAATCCGTATATAATAAATATAGGGAAGCTAAAAAGCAAATGGAAGCAGGTCGCACCCTAGCTGTACTTGGGGAACTAGCCGAACCTATTCATCATTTCTTTGAACATAACATGGTGATGGCAGAAGATGAGCAGCTTCAAGATAACCGACTTTCACTGGTAAATAGCATTGCTTATTTAATAAAAGACTATGCTGATTTGTCAGCTGTTGAGTGGAAACAACACTTTTAA
- the glyQ gene encoding glycine--tRNA ligase subunit alpha, whose translation MNIQEMILTLQKHWSEQNCIIMQAYDVEKGAGTMSPMTLLRSLGPEPWNAAYVEPSRRPADGRYGDNPNRLYQHHQFQVVMKPSPDNIQELYLESLKQLGIDPLQHDIRFVEDNWENPTLGAAGLGWEVWLDGMEITQFTYFQQIGGLEASPVTVELTYGIERLASYIQDKGNVFDLEWTDGVTVRDIFFQPEYEHSTYTFEESNTDMLFQLFSMYEQEAKVTMEKGLVFPSYDYVLKCSHTFNLLDAKGVISVTERTGYITRIRKLARQIAKAYVAERERLGFPMLKKEAK comes from the coding sequence ATGAATATTCAGGAAATGATTTTAACACTTCAGAAACACTGGTCAGAACAGAATTGTATTATTATGCAGGCTTATGATGTAGAAAAAGGTGCGGGGACAATGTCACCAATGACATTGCTAAGAAGTTTGGGACCGGAACCTTGGAATGCGGCTTATGTGGAACCATCACGAAGACCTGCAGATGGGCGTTATGGAGACAACCCAAATCGGTTGTATCAGCATCATCAATTTCAAGTTGTTATGAAGCCATCTCCGGATAATATTCAGGAATTATATTTGGAGTCACTGAAACAGCTTGGTATTGATCCACTTCAACATGATATTCGTTTTGTGGAGGACAATTGGGAGAACCCAACCTTAGGTGCTGCTGGATTAGGATGGGAAGTGTGGCTTGATGGTATGGAAATTACACAATTTACCTATTTTCAACAAATAGGCGGACTGGAAGCAAGCCCCGTAACAGTAGAATTAACCTATGGTATTGAGCGTCTGGCTTCCTATATTCAAGACAAAGGAAATGTATTTGATCTGGAATGGACAGATGGGGTTACCGTTAGAGATATATTTTTCCAGCCTGAATACGAACATTCAACTTATACATTTGAAGAATCAAATACAGATATGCTGTTTCAGTTATTTTCCATGTATGAACAGGAAGCAAAAGTAACCATGGAAAAAGGGTTGGTTTTTCCATCTTATGATTATGTACTAAAATGTTCCCACACGTTTAACTTGCTTGACGCAAAAGGGGTTATCTCTGTAACAGAGAGGACCGGGTACATTACAAGAATTAGAAAACTAGCAAGACAAATTGCAAAGGCTTATGTTGCCGAAAGAGAACGGCTCGGATTCCCCATGCTAAAAAAGGAGGCGAAATAA
- the recO gene encoding DNA repair protein RecO — protein sequence MLEKMDGIIIKTQDYGETHKIVTIFSKKLGKFSAIAREAKKPKSRMAAVTQPFIYGQFFVYVNSGLSTIQQGEVIYSFRAIREDIIKTAYTAYITELTDKLTDFQTPDIYIYEQLYQTMNWIAENEDVDIPIMMYELKLFKKGGFAPTVDRCVNCGNKQATSAFSIAEGGLLCNRCRHLDHEAIALPESVAKLLYVFASIELERVGSVSIKVKNRNLLRKILDAYYDQYGGYFLKSRKVLNQLDALR from the coding sequence GTGCTCGAAAAAATGGATGGAATTATTATTAAGACACAAGATTATGGTGAGACACATAAAATCGTAACTATTTTTAGTAAAAAGCTGGGAAAGTTCTCTGCTATTGCCAGAGAAGCAAAAAAGCCTAAAAGCAGAATGGCTGCTGTAACGCAGCCATTCATATATGGTCAGTTTTTTGTTTATGTCAACAGCGGACTAAGTACAATCCAACAAGGAGAAGTGATATATTCATTTAGAGCAATTCGAGAAGATATTATCAAAACAGCCTACACAGCCTATATTACGGAATTAACAGATAAACTTACCGATTTCCAAACACCGGATATTTATATATATGAACAGTTATATCAAACGATGAATTGGATTGCTGAAAATGAGGATGTGGATATTCCAATCATGATGTACGAGTTAAAATTGTTTAAGAAGGGTGGGTTTGCACCAACTGTTGATAGATGCGTTAATTGTGGTAACAAGCAGGCGACCTCCGCCTTTTCGATTGCAGAAGGAGGGTTATTATGTAATCGCTGCAGGCACTTGGATCATGAAGCTATAGCCTTACCAGAATCTGTTGCTAAACTCCTCTATGTATTTGCAAGTATTGAACTTGAAAGAGTCGGCTCCGTTTCTATAAAAGTAAAAAACAGAAATTTATTAAGGAAAATTTTGGATGCTTATTATGATCAGTATGGAGGTTACTTTTTAAAATCACGTAAGGTTTTAAATCAATTGGATGCTTTAAGGTAA
- a CDS encoding YqzL family protein — translation MIDITWKLFSQTGNIETYLLMKELENDSKPHEVTQSANVENRPLDTKI, via the coding sequence GTGATCGATATTACTTGGAAGCTGTTCAGTCAAACGGGAAACATTGAAACCTATTTATTAATGAAAGAGTTAGAAAATGATTCAAAGCCACATGAGGTCACACAGTCTGCAAATGTTGAAAATCGACCACTGGATACAAAAATATAA
- the era gene encoding GTPase Era, with protein MTTNFKSGFIAIIGRPNVGKSTFMNKVIGQKIAIMSDKPQTTRNKIQGVLTQKDAQMVFIDTPGIHKPKHRLGDFMVRIAENTLNEVDAILFMIDAKEGYGKGDQYILDRLNQVKRPVYLIINKIDLIHPDDLFPLIEQYRVKYNFEEIIPISALKGNNVEPLLDVLKGHLPEGPRYYPEDQVTDHPERFIISELIREKVLQLTKEEIPHSVTVLIENIETRESNAIFIQATIITERKTQKGILIGRQGSMLKNIGKSARKDIEALLGTKVYLELWVKVKKDWRNRQSQLKEYGYRDDDY; from the coding sequence ATGACAACAAATTTTAAATCAGGATTTATTGCAATTATTGGCAGACCAAATGTCGGGAAATCAACATTTATGAATAAAGTTATTGGACAAAAGATCGCTATCATGAGTGACAAGCCACAGACGACAAGAAATAAAATCCAAGGTGTGTTGACTCAGAAAGATGCACAAATGGTTTTCATTGATACACCAGGTATTCATAAACCAAAGCATCGATTGGGTGATTTTATGGTGCGGATTGCAGAAAACACATTAAATGAAGTTGATGCTATTTTATTTATGATTGATGCAAAAGAAGGATATGGCAAAGGTGATCAATATATTCTGGATCGTCTGAATCAGGTTAAACGTCCCGTATATCTAATTATAAATAAAATAGATTTGATACATCCTGATGACCTATTTCCTTTAATAGAGCAGTACAGGGTAAAGTATAATTTTGAGGAAATCATTCCTATTTCTGCACTAAAAGGAAATAATGTAGAACCTTTACTTGATGTGCTAAAGGGACATTTGCCTGAAGGCCCCAGGTATTATCCGGAAGACCAAGTGACCGATCATCCAGAGCGTTTTATTATTAGTGAATTAATAAGGGAGAAGGTCCTGCAATTAACAAAAGAAGAAATACCACATTCCGTAACAGTACTCATTGAAAACATTGAAACAAGGGAATCAAATGCTATATTTATCCAAGCTACAATAATAACCGAGAGAAAAACACAAAAGGGAATATTAATCGGCAGGCAGGGAAGCATGCTGAAAAATATTGGAAAAAGCGCCCGTAAAGATATTGAAGCACTACTTGGTACAAAAGTGTATTTAGAACTATGGGTAAAGGTAAAGAAGGACTGGAGAAACAGACAAAGTCAGCTTAAAGAATACGGTTATCGTGATGACGATTATTAA